The DNA sequence GGATGGGCTCGAAGCCCCTCCCCGGTCTGTCCAAAATTCGTTTGTTTACGCCTGATCCGAGGATACGACGATCCAGCGCTTATCCTTGGAAATCGGCTTCGATTCCTGGATGAACACCTGATCGCCGACCTTGTGGGCGTTGTTCTCGTCGTGCGCCTTGTACTTCTTGGTCATGCGCACGGTCTTCTTCATCACGGGATGCGTGAAGCGCCGTTCGACCTTGACGACAACCGTCTTCTCGTTCTTGTCGCTGACGACGGTGCCCTGCAGAATGCGCTTTGGCATGGTTTTCGTCCTTAAGCCTTCTTGGCCGCGGACTTTTCCGCAGCGATGGTCTTGATACGCGCAATGTCCTTGCGAACCTGCCTCACGCGCGCGGTCTTCTCGAGCTGGCCGGTGGCCTTCTGGAAGCGCAGGTTGAACTGCTCCTTCTTCAGGCTGGCCAGGTCGTCGGTCAGCTGGTCCTGGGTCTTGGTCCGGATGTCTTCGGCTTTCATGATCAGCCCGTCCTTATTCTGCGATGCGCTGTACGAAGCGCGTCCTGACCGAGAGCTTGGCCGCGCCGAGACGCAGCGCCTCACGGGCGGTTTCTTCATTGACGCCGTCGATCTCGAACATGATGCGGCCCGGCTTGACGCGCGCCGCCCAGTAATCGACCGCGCCCTTGCCCTTGCCCATGCGGACTTCGGTCGGCTTCGAAGTGACCGGCACGTCCGGGAAAATGCGGATCCAGACGCGGCCGGCACGCTTCATTTCGCGAGTGATCGCGCGGCGGGCCGCCTCGATCTCACGCGCGGTGACGCGGTTCGGCTCAAGCGCCTTCAGCCCGAAACCACCGAAATCCAGGTTGGTGCCGCCCTTTGCGGTACCATGGATACGGCCCTTGAACTGCTTGCGGAACTTTGTGCGCTTTGGCTGCAGCATCGTTCTAACTCCAAATTCCTAAATGTCTCAGGCGTTTTCGCGACGACGACCGCGTTCGCGATCAC is a window from the Mesorhizobium australicum WSM2073 genome containing:
- the rpmC gene encoding 50S ribosomal protein L29; this translates as MKAEDIRTKTQDQLTDDLASLKKEQFNLRFQKATGQLEKTARVRQVRKDIARIKTIAAEKSAAKKA
- the rpsQ gene encoding 30S ribosomal protein S17, which encodes MPKRILQGTVVSDKNEKTVVVKVERRFTHPVMKKTVRMTKKYKAHDENNAHKVGDQVFIQESKPISKDKRWIVVSSDQA
- the rplP gene encoding 50S ribosomal protein L16, with amino-acid sequence MLQPKRTKFRKQFKGRIHGTAKGGTNLDFGGFGLKALEPNRVTAREIEAARRAITREMKRAGRVWIRIFPDVPVTSKPTEVRMGKGKGAVDYWAARVKPGRIMFEIDGVNEETAREALRLGAAKLSVRTRFVQRIAE